In Streptomyces nojiriensis, the sequence CCACGCGCTTAAGACAGCAACGGAGTTCGGGGCCGCTGCGTGACGGACACGGACGGCAACGTTCAGGCGCTACGCCGCCCGTGCCACAGGGCCAAGACCGCTGCTGACTTCGGAGCTAGCGTCCGATCGGATCCCCGTTGGTGGCCCCAGGACCGAGGTAGAACCAGTGGGAATCGTTCTCAAGGTGTGGCTTGAACGTTGCCAGGTCGCGAACCCGGGCGTAGCCGGGTGTGGGGGCTCCGGAGCCGACGACAGGGAGGTGCGCTGGAATGACAGTCCCCCCGCTGACGACGACCACAGGTTGACCGTCCCGGTACTCGATCGACAGTTTGCCGATGTCCTCGGGCTTGACCTGGTCCGCCGGGATGAGCGTCGGTTCGGTCGCTGCGGGCTTGTACGTGACCGGGGCCGGTCCCTTGGCGTTGGACGTGGTTTCAGACATGGCGTCTCCTCGCTGGCCGGCTACCTGCCTGCCTGGTCAGAGCGTTGCACTGCGCAACGTCACCGCAACCGCGACTTGCGGTGGAACGGCCGGGAATCGGCGAGGTGGCGCGAACGAGATCGCCCGTGTGGCCCTTGACTCCACTACCCCACCCTTTTTGGAGGTGATCCCCCATGCCCCGACGACCCCGCCCCCCTTGCTCTGTACCCGGGTGCCCCGAGCTGACCGCCCGTGGTGGCCGCTGTGCCGCTCATGAGCGCGAGGCAACCGCGCAGCGGGTCACGCCAGGGACGAGCGCGTACGGGCCTCGCTGGCCTTACATCCGGCGCGCGTACCTGTACCGGAACCCGTGGTGCGTGCTGTGTGGAAAGACCGCGACGGTTGCGGACCACTTCCCCGAGTCGCGTCGGTCGCTGCTTGCTCGGGGGGTTGCCGATCCGGACGTTGCCTCTCGCCTGCGTCCGCTGTGCACGTCGTGCCACAGCAGGGAGACCGCGAGGCATCAGCCGGGCGGATTCGCTGCGGAAGCGCGTTCGCGGCGTGAATCGCTGGAGCGTCCGCCGTTCTGACCCAGGGGGGTGACCCCTGCCCCTCCCGAGACCGCACGGCAGGGAGGCAAAAAACTTGCACGGCTCATTAGAGCTTTCCTGTGGAGCGACACCGAGTTCACGGTTTCGCTCCTTTGCTGTATCCACTATCACCATTGGAGAATTCAATGATTACTCTGGCCGAATCTGCCAAGCTCTCGCAGGACCAGTTGCAGCGCGGTGTCATCGAGACGTTCGTTCAGGAATCGCCGATCCTGGATCGCCTTCCGCTGCTGACGGTCGCTGGAAATGCCTACCGATACAACGAGGAATCCACTCTCCCGGGCGTCTCGTTCCGCGCGGTCAACGAGGCGTATCCGGAAAGCACGGGAACTCTGAATCAGAGGATCGAGACGCTTGCCATCCTGGGTGGTGACGCGGACGTGGACAAGTTCATCGCGCAGACCCGCGGCAACCTGAACGATCAGCGGGCCGTTCAGATCATGATGAAGGTCAAGGCGGCATCCGTTCATTTCTCGGATCAGTTCTTCAACGGCGACGTGATGGTGGACCCGAAGGGGTTCGACGGTCTGCGTAAGCGCCTCTTCGGCACTCAGGTCACCGATGCCAAGGGGCTCGGACCGGTGGCCAACGGCTACGAGTTCTTCGATGCGCTGGACACCCTGACCGCACGCGTCCGCGGCATTAACGGTGCCAACGGCGCGCTCTACATGAACGCCGACATCCGAGCCAAGATCGCATCAGGGTTCCGCCGGCTCGGCGGTTCCGAACTGCTGACGTCGGAGATCGCGGGCAAGCGTGCCGTGATGTGGAACGGAATCCCGATGCTCGACGCGGGCCAGAAGCTCGACGGTACGGACGTGCTGCCCCTGACGGCTGGGACCGGCGGCAAGCAGACCGGTGACATCTACGCGGTCCGCTTCGGGTCCACCGAGGCTGACGCAGGGGTCACCGGACTGACCAACGGTGGCGTACAGGCGACCGACCTCGGCGAGTCCCACGACAAGCCCGTCTACCGGACCCGCATCGACTTCTACTGCGGTCTCGCACTGTTCGGAGGAAAGGCAGCCGCCCGACTGACCAACGTGCTGACCGGCTGATCAACCCACAGAGCCCCCGTGCTCGTCTCCCTTCACAGGGTGGCGGGTGCGGGGGCTTTCTGCGTGTGGCCAGGGATGCGAATAATCGAGAATCACCCCGGACAGGGGCCCCTTCGGATCATCATGCTTGCGCTGTTGTGTCCGACGACGAGGGGAACAGCCATGGCAAGGCGACTGCGGGTCCTCGGGAGCACATCCGGAGTGGGCGACTGCCCGACGCTGTATGAGGACCTGGACACTGGGGAAGTGCTCGTACAAGGGGATGCGGTGACCGACCCCACGGACGTGGCACAGCTCAAGTACGTCAAGGAGGGAGAAGCGTTCGTGGTCGTGCCTCGGGCGCTGCTGGCGAACTTCTCCCCGAGGGAGGTCACGCACGTGCCCGAGTTCGTGCCGCAACAGAAGATCAGCGAGTTCATCAACGACGGGTTCGAGCACACCGCATGGCGGCTGGAGACCCGAAGCGGATACGCGTCCGATCAGGCGATGCCGTCCTATCAAGAGTTCCTGCGGACCGGTGACACGGCCGGGGAAGTCGGGCACCCGTGGTTCGCCAACGTCCGGCGCATGGTGGACAGCGGCAAGCGCTTCGAGCGGGTACGGATCGTGGACAACCCGCCGACCACCGGTCAGCGGTACCTGCTCGCCTGCGCTCGGACGAACGTGGCAGCCGGCGAGGACATCCGCCACCTGTGGCGCGATGATGCCGAGCGCTACGGCGTGAACCTCTCGGACTTCTGGCTGTTCGACTCCCGCACCGTGGCGCGCTTCCACTTCGAGGGTGAGCGCACCATCGGCATGGAGTTGATCACCGATCCGGCGGAAGTGCTGCGGGCCTGCCAGGTGCGGGATGCGGCATGGCACCACGCAGTCCCGTACCAGGAGTTCACGGCTCAGGTACCGTCCGCTGAGTGAGTACGGACTTTCAGCAAGCCCGGGTGTCCCTCGGCGCGCGCCTGCGGGAGCTGCGTACCGAGGGCGGGCTTACGGGCCGCGAACTTGCCGACCGGCTTGAGTGGGGACAGTCCAAGGTCAGCAAGCTGGAAAACGGCAAGCAGACGCCGACCGTCGCCGATCTCAAGGCGTGGGCCGAGGGGACCGGGAGCCCGGAGGTGAGCGGTGAACTGGTCGGTCGGCTGCGCGGGCTGGAGACGCAGTACCGATCATGGCGCAGACAGCTGGCGGGCGGTTATCGCGCCGTGCAGGAAGCGCACTGGGCACAGGCTCAGAAGACTCACTCTCGGCGCAGCTTCGATCCCGCACTGATACCCGGGCTTTTTCAGACCGCCGACTATGCGCGCGCCGTTCTCACTCGATACTCGGCGATCCACACCGCCCCCAGGGACATCGAGGCCGCCGTGCAGGCGCGCATGGGGCGGCAGGACATCCTCACGGACCAGAGCCGGACGTTTCACTTTCTCATCTGGGAAGGGGCTCTAAGGGCCCGCCCGTGCTCACCCCCGGTGCTCTCGGCGCAGCTTGATCGAATCGTGGGGCGGCTCGGCTCGGGGAACGTGAGGGTAGGGATCGTGCCGTTCGAAGCGGACATGAACGTCCCCGCCGGGGTCGGATTCTCGGTCCATGACGACAACCTCGTGATCACCGAGACGTGGCACGCCGAAATGTGGTTGGACGATCCGGAAGACGTCGCCCTGCACGTTCGTGCGTGGGAAGCGCTGGAGAGGAACGCTCTCTACGGCGCAGAGGCGCACCGGATGCTTATGCGGGCAAGGCAGTCTTTGAGTCCGCGAGAATAACCGCGAATACCCTCCCTCCGGCATCCCGCGCCTTGCCTAGCGTTCTGTCAGACAGAGCCAGAGGCGAAGGGTGGGGCGGTGAGCCGAGACAATACGAACACCACCAGGCGTAGTGCCATGACGCTGCGCGTATCTCGGGACAGCGGAAAGACCTACGGTCCCGAGATCATCGTGCCGAGTGATCCACAGAACCCGCTGCCTGCCAGCACCGCCGAGCCCCGCTGTACCTGTCGGCGATGCCAGGACATGTGCTGAGTACGCGCGCGGTAGTTCGATTCGCCCACTTCCGCTGACCGACGACAACAAGAAAGGATGTCCATGGAAACAGCCGATCGTGCACGGCTTGACACGTACTTCGGCAAGGTCGCCGAAGCGTTCACGCCGCCCGAGCGTCCGTCCTCGCTCTTGATCACTCACCTGTTGCCCGAGCGACCCGCGTTCGTCGGGGCCGTGGGCAAGGTGTCGCACCTGCGGGCCGTTCTGCCCAAGCCCAAGTCCATCCACGCGAGCGCTCGCCGAGAGATCGAACGAACGGTGGCGTGCGATGAACTGTCCCGTTACATGTTCAGCGACCCGGACACCGCCGTGACGTACCTGGAGACCAGAGCGGCCGGCGAGAGCGTTGTTCTGCTCGACGTGGGCGGGTACTTCGCGCCATCGCTGGACGCACTGTGTGAACGGTTCTCGGGAACCGTCCTCGGAGTGGTCGAGGACACCGAGAACGGACACAAGCGCTACGCCGAACGGGACAAGCTGCCGTGCCCGGTCGTGTCCGTGGCTCGCTCGCCACTCAAGGACCCGGAAGACTTCCTCGTCGGGCAGAGCGTGGTGTTTTCCGCCGAAGCGCTGTTGCGGCAGCGCGGGGACATCCTGCACGGGCGCCCGGCCCTGGTCCTCGGGTTCGGCAAGCTCGGATCCAGCATCGCCCGACTGCTGCACGTCAAGGGCGTACGGGTGATCGTCTACGACATCGACCCCGTACGGCGCGCACAGGCCATGTCGCAGGGGTTCGAAGTTGCCCGGGACCGGGACCAAGCCATAGCGGCGGCCGGACTCGTTCTCTGCGCAACGGGGGCGCTGTCTCTGCGCGGCGAGGACTTCCCGCAGCTCAAGAACGGGGCCTACGTGGCGACGGTGACCAGCTCGGAAGACGAGCTGGAGTTGAGCGGCCTGCCCTCGGGCTACACCCGCGACAGCGCCGGCGAGCACGTGAGCCGCTACAGCACGACCGGCCACTACTTCTATCTGCTGAACGGAGGCGAGGCGGTCAACTTCATCCACGGTGCGAGCGTTGGACCGTTCATCTTCCTCGTTCAGGCCGAAATCCTCGCGGGCGCGGCCATGCTGGCTCGCGGTGGGCTGGATGCCGCCATGCACGAGGTGCCCACCGCCGACCGGGAAGCCATCGCGGCTACCTGGCTCCACTACTACAACAGGTGATCGAATGCCCATCACGGCAGACCACATCCGTACGACCCTCGCCGAGTACACCGACGCGCACCCCGAAGACAAGTCCGCCCTGGCGGTCGTTCACGAGCTGATCGACCAGGGGGCCGACGTGACCAGCCGGAAGGAATTCCGGGGCCACGCCACAGCGGGGGCCTTGGTCATCAACAACGCGGGTCAGGCGCTGTTCATTCGGCACGTGGCGCTTGGTAAGTGGCTGACTCCGGGCGGGCATCTTGAGCCCGAGGATGCGGATCTGTTGGGTGCCGCACTCCGTGAGCTGATCGAAGAGACCGGCATCACCCTGAGTGTCTCCCCGGTCCACGCGGTCCCGGTCCACATCGACGTGCACCCGATTCCCGCGAACGAGAGCAAGGGGGAGCCTGCGCACCAGCACTTCGACTTCCGGTACCTCTTCCGGCTGGAGGGGGATCAGACCGTGGCGCTCCAGGAGGAAGAGGTGAGCGGGTACGCGTGGCGCAGCGTGGAAACGATCACGGATGAGACGTTGCGGGCACGGGTCCTCGCGTCGCTTCGCTAGACGCGCCCCAGACACTGATTCGGCCCCGCCCGTCAGCTTCCTCCGAGGCAGACAGGCGGGGCAGACGTCTGTTCGGGTGTTCGCCGTACTAGATCAACAACGGCGCAGTAGGGTGTGTGTTTAGAGGGATTTCCTGGTCAGGATCGCGTCGAAGGAACCGCGGGGGAGGGCGGCGCGCCAGTCGGGGTCCTTGAGGTCGGCGGTCACGAAGGTGACGCGTGCGTCGCCCGCGAAGTGCCCCTCGGCGATGGTCAACAGGGCGGGGTCGAGATCGACGCCCGTACTGGTGGCTTCCGGGAACCGCTTGAGGACGCGGTCCGTGATACTTCCCGTACCGCATGCGAGATCCAGCACCCGGGGGGCGGGTCCCACCAGTGCCTCGACCATGTCCAGCATCACGCGGAACCGCTCCTCGCGGTCGGGCATGTACCACTCCTGCTGCCGGTCCCAGCTGTCCTGCCAGGCCTGCCAGTCGGTCGTGCCCGCCGCTTCGGCCGTATCCGCCGTATCCGTCATCCCGAACCCCTCCATACGTAATACCCTCGAAGACGTCTCAGCCGTTACCGGAGACACTAATCCGCAGCCGTAAGGACTACAAGTGGAACTGGCCCATTACTCGGACTTCGCCGTGCGCCTGGTCAACACCGAGGAGCCGGCCCGCAACAAGGACGCGCTCACCTCGGTGGACGCCGTCCGCGCCCTGTTCGGCGCCAGTCAGCAGATGGCGCGCCGCGTCACCGACGGTGACGTCACCCGCTTCCGCAACGTCCGCGGCCGCCTGCGCTCCGTCTTCGAGGCCGCCGACGGCGGCGACGAGGTCCTCGCCGTCGACCTGCTGAACTCGCTGCTCATGGAGTTCCCCGTCAGCCCCCAGGTGTCCGGCCACGAGACCCTCGCCGACGACGGCCGCCCCGACTGGCACATCCACCTCGCCGAGCACCCCTCGAACGCCTCCGCCGGCTACGCCGCCATGGCGGCCATGGGCCTGGCCTTCGCCCTCACCGAGCACGGCCCCGACCGCCTCGGCCTGTGCCAGGCCGCGCCCTGCCGCAACGCCTACCTGGACACCTCCACCAACCGCTCCCGGCGCTACTGCTCCGACCGCTGCGCCACCCGGGCGAACGTGGCCGCCTACCGCGCCCGCAAGCGGCTGGAGGCCGAGGAGTCCGCCCGCAGCGGGCGCAGCGCCGAGGCCGCCCAGGACAGCCGGGCCCTGAGCGAACGCTGATCCTCCTCGCGCGGCCGGAAGCGCAGCACCGCCGTCGCCAGCACCAGCTCCGCGGGCACCGGCCCGAAGACGGTGCTGTCGCCGGTCTCGTTGTACGGGTTGTCGCCGAGCACCCACCAGCTGCCGCCCGGCCGCCGCTCCACCGCGCGCTTGACCACCAGCAGGTCCTGCTGGAGCGGATGCCGCAGCACGACCACGTTGCCCGGCCGTACGGCAGCCCCGTACCGGACGACCAGCCGGTCCCCGTTCAGCAGCGTGGGAACCATCGAAGGCCCCGTCACCTCCACCACCTCGAACCGCCCGCGCGGGCGCCCGAACTCCACCATGCGTGTCCTCCTCGTCACCCCCGCATGCTGCCGCACCGGTCCGTACATTCGCTCACCGGTCCGGCCGTGCCCCTGGACTTTTGTCCTAAGCCCATGGGGGCGCCCGCGAAATCCGGTTGTTCAGCGAGTAATCTCCCCCTTGAGAAGACGATCACGAGGAGGACAAACTCCATGCTTTCCCGCCTCTTCGCCCCCAAGGCGAAGGTCTCCGCCCACTGCGATCTTCCGTGCGGCGTGTACGACCCTGCCCAGGCCCGCATCGAGGCCGAGTCCGTCAAGGCCGTGCAGGAGAAGTACCAGGCCAACGAAGACGCCGACTTCCGCGCGCGCGCCATCACCATCAAGGAGCAGCGCGCCGAGCTCGCCAAGCACCACGTCTCGGTGCTGTGGAGCGACTACTTCAAGCCCCCGCACTTCGAGAAGTACCCGCAGCTGCACACCCTGGTCAACGACACCCTGAAGGCCCTCTCGGCCGCCAAGGCGTCGAACGACCCGGCGACCGGCGCGAAGGCTCTTGAGCTCATCGCCGAGATCGACCGCA encodes:
- a CDS encoding major capsid protein, producing MITLAESAKLSQDQLQRGVIETFVQESPILDRLPLLTVAGNAYRYNEESTLPGVSFRAVNEAYPESTGTLNQRIETLAILGGDADVDKFIAQTRGNLNDQRAVQIMMKVKAASVHFSDQFFNGDVMVDPKGFDGLRKRLFGTQVTDAKGLGPVANGYEFFDALDTLTARVRGINGANGALYMNADIRAKIASGFRRLGGSELLTSEIAGKRAVMWNGIPMLDAGQKLDGTDVLPLTAGTGGKQTGDIYAVRFGSTEADAGVTGLTNGGVQATDLGESHDKPVYRTRIDFYCGLALFGGKAAARLTNVLTG
- a CDS encoding DUF6879 family protein, whose translation is MARRLRVLGSTSGVGDCPTLYEDLDTGEVLVQGDAVTDPTDVAQLKYVKEGEAFVVVPRALLANFSPREVTHVPEFVPQQKISEFINDGFEHTAWRLETRSGYASDQAMPSYQEFLRTGDTAGEVGHPWFANVRRMVDSGKRFERVRIVDNPPTTGQRYLLACARTNVAAGEDIRHLWRDDAERYGVNLSDFWLFDSRTVARFHFEGERTIGMELITDPAEVLRACQVRDAAWHHAVPYQEFTAQVPSAE
- a CDS encoding helix-turn-helix domain-containing protein, translating into MSTDFQQARVSLGARLRELRTEGGLTGRELADRLEWGQSKVSKLENGKQTPTVADLKAWAEGTGSPEVSGELVGRLRGLETQYRSWRRQLAGGYRAVQEAHWAQAQKTHSRRSFDPALIPGLFQTADYARAVLTRYSAIHTAPRDIEAAVQARMGRQDILTDQSRTFHFLIWEGALRARPCSPPVLSAQLDRIVGRLGSGNVRVGIVPFEADMNVPAGVGFSVHDDNLVITETWHAEMWLDDPEDVALHVRAWEALERNALYGAEAHRMLMRARQSLSPRE
- a CDS encoding adenosylhomocysteinase, translating into METADRARLDTYFGKVAEAFTPPERPSSLLITHLLPERPAFVGAVGKVSHLRAVLPKPKSIHASARREIERTVACDELSRYMFSDPDTAVTYLETRAAGESVVLLDVGGYFAPSLDALCERFSGTVLGVVEDTENGHKRYAERDKLPCPVVSVARSPLKDPEDFLVGQSVVFSAEALLRQRGDILHGRPALVLGFGKLGSSIARLLHVKGVRVIVYDIDPVRRAQAMSQGFEVARDRDQAIAAAGLVLCATGALSLRGEDFPQLKNGAYVATVTSSEDELELSGLPSGYTRDSAGEHVSRYSTTGHYFYLLNGGEAVNFIHGASVGPFIFLVQAEILAGAAMLARGGLDAAMHEVPTADREAIAATWLHYYNR
- a CDS encoding NUDIX hydrolase; translated protein: MPITADHIRTTLAEYTDAHPEDKSALAVVHELIDQGADVTSRKEFRGHATAGALVINNAGQALFIRHVALGKWLTPGGHLEPEDADLLGAALRELIEETGITLSVSPVHAVPVHIDVHPIPANESKGEPAHQHFDFRYLFRLEGDQTVALQEEEVSGYAWRSVETITDETLRARVLASLR
- a CDS encoding CGNR zinc finger domain-containing protein; the protein is MELAHYSDFAVRLVNTEEPARNKDALTSVDAVRALFGASQQMARRVTDGDVTRFRNVRGRLRSVFEAADGGDEVLAVDLLNSLLMEFPVSPQVSGHETLADDGRPDWHIHLAEHPSNASAGYAAMAAMGLAFALTEHGPDRLGLCQAAPCRNAYLDTSTNRSRRYCSDRCATRANVAAYRARKRLEAEESARSGRSAEAAQDSRALSER
- the sodX gene encoding nickel-type superoxide dismutase maturation protease — its product is MVEFGRPRGRFEVVEVTGPSMVPTLLNGDRLVVRYGAAVRPGNVVVLRHPLQQDLLVVKRAVERRPGGSWWVLGDNPYNETGDSTVFGPVPAELVLATAVLRFRPREEDQRSLRARLSWAASALRPLRADSSASSRLRAR
- the sodN gene encoding superoxide dismutase, Ni, which encodes MLSRLFAPKAKVSAHCDLPCGVYDPAQARIEAESVKAVQEKYQANEDADFRARAITIKEQRAELAKHHVSVLWSDYFKPPHFEKYPQLHTLVNDTLKALSAAKASNDPATGAKALELIAEIDRIFWETKAA